The Usitatibacter rugosus genome segment ACGCGAGCTGCGCGAGGCACGCCGGCAGATCGGCATGGTGTTCCAGGAGTACAACCTCGTGGAGCGCCTCACCGTGATGGAGAACCTGCTCTCGGGTCGCCTCGGCTACACGCCCGTGTTCAAGGCATGGCTGCGCAAGTTCCCCCAGGCGGATATCGACCGCGCGTTCGCCCTGCTGGACCAGGTGGGCCTCGCGGGCTTCGCCAACCAGCGCGCCGACGCGCTCTCCGGCGGCCAGCGCCAGCGGGTCGGCATCGCGCGGGCCGTGATGCAGCACCCGCGCCTGCTGCTCGCCGACGAACCCACCTCCTCGCTCGACCCGAAGACCTCGGTGGAGATCATGCAGCTCATGAAAGACGTGGGCCGCGAGCATTCGCTGCCGGTCATCGTGAACATGCACGACGTGGAGCTCGCGAAGCGCTTCGCCACGCGCATCGTCGGCATGTCGGGCGGCAAGGTCGTGTACGACGGCGACGGCTCGGGCCTGAACGAGGCGGAGCTGAAGTCGATCTACGGCGGCGAGTCGTGGCTGGCCTGACTCCCTCCCAAGGGTGGGGGAGATGAGCGTCCCCGCCGACCG includes the following:
- the phnC gene encoding phosphonate ABC transporter ATP-binding protein, whose amino-acid sequence is MTAALAVRGLVKEYVKGKRVLDGLSLDFDATGLTAVIGPSGTGKSTLLRCINRLVDPTAGEIFFGGRDIAKVHGRELREARRQIGMVFQEYNLVERLTVMENLLSGRLGYTPVFKAWLRKFPQADIDRAFALLDQVGLAGFANQRADALSGGQRQRVGIARAVMQHPRLLLADEPTSSLDPKTSVEIMQLMKDVGREHSLPVIVNMHDVELAKRFATRIVGMSGGKVVYDGDGSGLNEAELKSIYGGESWLA